In the Plasmodium chabaudi chabaudi strain AS genome assembly, chromosome: 13 genome, one interval contains:
- a CDS encoding sodium-dependent phosphate transporter, putative, whose translation MIADPSMLWLVIASGVACFFMAFVTGANDIANTFSTSIGSKSLTIKKALLIAFFFEALGASLLGGTVTDSIRSKIINFEAFYNAPEFLMLGMFSALVGASLWLAIATCLGLPVSTTHSIVGALLGFGLSAGHTNSIKWGKIQSIVISWFAAPLLAGSCSAIAFSTMRSLILRKKNSFEIIKKWYWILIFLITLPFSVFLVYQNPIVLNRECTMKQNNQIVYASPCYLQDWSAGHVVYATLISIALSLTLTALASVFIYVVYNQRLKSYEFRKRLFENQDMNDIEKNVKPNTSSLNSVASTETQIPRLRDQANQANNENTISNEQIEVPKAANNNKNNKVAVKNDIAQTEIETFDQDTEIVFATLQIISAILGVVAQSANDTANAIGPFAAVFNTYNSGIEQKIKVQWYILLFGGLSMSLGLSILGYRVIKTVGMKLIKITPSRGFTIELISGLVVLFFSICGIPLSSTHCAVSSVIGLGLVEAKVFDNDKSGNANKDISNGQGNTNVGIKKLLCPFSYLNTSCVNLKLFRTIFLSWIITVSFSASVTAAIFSFAAYTPSYVVTRSPS comes from the exons ATGATAGCAGATCCTAGTATGTTATGGCTGGTCATCGCAAGTGGAGTcgcatgtttttttatggcATTTGTAACTGGAGCAAATGATATAGCAAATACATTTAGTACCTCTATAGGATCAAAATCTTtaactataaaaaaagcattattgattgctttttttttcgaagCATTAGGCGCTTCATTATTAGGAGGAACAGTAACAGATTCGATACGTTCAAAAATCATAAATTTTGAAGCATTTTACAATGCACCagaatttttaatgttaGGTATGTTTAGTGCCCTAGTGGGCGCTAGTTTATGGCTAGCTATAGCAACTTGTTTAGGACTCCCCGTATCAACAACACACAGTATTGTAGGGGCTTTACTTGGCTTTGGATTATCAGCAGGTCATACTAATTCAATAAAATGGGGTAAGATTCAAAGTATTGTTATATCATGGTTTGCAGCCCCATTATTAGCAGGAAGTTGCTCAGCTATAGCTTTTAGTACAATGAGAAGTTTaatattaagaaaaaaaaattcctttgaaataattaaaaaatggtattggatattaatttttctcaTAACTCTTCCTTTTAGTGTATTTTTAGTTTATCAGAACCCTATCGTATTAAATAGAGAATGTACaatgaaacaaaataatcaaattgTTTATGCATCTCCATGTTATCTTCAAGATTGGAGTGCCGGTCACGTGGTTTATGCAACCTTAATATCTATAGCTTTATCATTAACATTAACTGCACTCGCTTcagtatttatatatgtcgTATATAACCAACGATTAAAATCTTATGAGTTTAGAAAGcgattatttgaaaatcaAGACATGAATGATatcgaaaaaaatgtaaaaccAAACACAAGTAGTTTAAATTCAGTAGCCTCAACCGAAACACAAATACCACGTTTAAGAGATCAAGCAAACCAAGCTAACAATGAAAATACTATTAGTAACGAACAAATTGAAGTACCAAAGGctgcaaataataataaaaataataaagtagctgtaaaaaatgatattgcACAAACTGAGATTGAAACATTTGATCAAGATACCGAAATTGTTTTTGCAACTTTACAAATTATAAGTGCTATTTTAGGAGTTGTAGCTCAAAGTGCTAACGATACAGCTAATGCTATAGGTCCATTTGCTGCTGtatttaatacatataattcaGGAAttgaacaaaaaattaaagtacaatggtatatattattatttggtgGTTTGTCAATGTCTTTAGGTTTATCTATTTTAGGTTATAGGGTTATTAAAACTGTTGGAATGAAGCTCATTAAAATAACACCATCTAGAGGTTTTACCATTGAACTAATTTCAGGCCTAgttgttttgttttttagtATTTGTGGTATTCCGTTAAGTTCAACACATTGTGCTGTGTCAAGTGTGATTGGACTTGGATTAGTCGAAGCAAAAGTATttgataatgataaaagtGGTAATGCAAATAAGGATATATCAAATGGGCAAGGGAATACAAATGTgggtataaaaaaattattgtgCCCATTCTCCTATCTAAACACATCATGTGtcaatttaaaattattcagAACCATATTTTTGTCATGGATCATCACAGTGTCCTTTTCCG cTTCCGTCACTGCAGCCATTTTTTCATTCGCTGCCTACACTCCCTCTTACGTAGTTACAAGATCTCCATCTTAA
- a CDS encoding 60S ribosomal protein L18, putative produces MDTIKDKSLKINIFQYHVVGRATPTDKDPNPNVYRMCIFAKNDTNAKSRFWYFMKKIHKLKKSNGELLACEQIREKNPLRAKTYGVLLRYDSRTGTHNMYKEFRDTTKEGAIAQLYSEMAGRHRARASSISIIRISEISIHHAKRPHIKQLLKKRLRFPALHLPTLSKEFKRKFAPTRPSTYRM; encoded by the exons ATGGATACCATTAAAGATaaatcattaaaaataaat ATTTTTCAATATCACGTTGTTGGAAGAGCAACGCCAACAGATAAAGACCCAAACCCCAATGTTTATAGAATGTGCATTTTTGCAAAAAATGACACAAATGCAAAATCGCGATTTTggtattttatgaaaaaaatacataaactaaaaaaatcaaatggAGAATTATTAGCATGCGAACAGATCAGAGAAAAAAATCCATTACGTGCTAAAACATATGGTGTATTATTAAGATATGACAGTAGAACAGGTACACATAATATGTACAAAGAATTTAGAGATACCACTAAAGAAGGAGCTATTGCTCAATTATATTCAGAAATGGCTGGAAGGCATAGAGCTAGGGCATCATCAATTAGTATAATAAGAATATCCGAAATAAGTATCCACCATGCTAAGAGGCCTCATATTAAACAATTACTAAAGAAACGATTAAGATTCCCTGCTTTACATTTACCAACCTTATCAAAagaatttaaaagaaaatttgcACCAACAAGACCATCCACATATAGAATGtaa
- a CDS encoding mitochondrial pyruvate carrier protein 1, putative: MSQIKLLFQNVKKNAFSIMFWAPLANWGFVIAGCNDLKKHPMYVSEKMTSVLVVYSLLFMRYSLAIKPKNYLLFACHATNTLVQSTLLFRKLKYDSENKMMLATN; the protein is encoded by the exons ATGTCACAAATTAAACTCCTTTTTCAAAATGTAAAGAAGAACGCGTTTAGCATCATGTTTTGGGCCCCCTTAGCAAATTGGGGTTTCGTTATTGCAG GATGCAATGACTTAAAGAAACATCCTATGTATGTGTCTGAGAAAATGACATCGGTCTTAGTTGTTTatagtttattatttatgagATATTCGCTAGCAATTAAACCGAAGAATTATTTGCTTTTTGCATGCCATGCTACAAACACACTAGTTCAAAGTACTTTGTTATTTCGCAAGTTAAAATACGATTCAGAGAATAAGATGATGCTAGCAACCaactaa